CACACCGGGAACTCGCCCTCGACGCGATCGCCGCCGGCAAGCACGTCATCTGTGAGAAGCCCCTCGCGCTCACCGCGTCCGAGGCCGCCGAGATGGCGGACGCGGCCGAGGCGGCGGGCGTCCTGCTGTTCCCGGCGCACGTGGTCCGATATTTTCCCGCATACGCGGCGATGGCCGGGTCCGTCGCCGCCGGTGCCATCGGGACCCCGGCCGTACTGCGCTTCACCCGCTCGGGCGCCTATCCGGTGTGGGCGCCCTGGTTCTCCGACCCGGCGCTGTCCGGCGGCATCCTGATGGACCAGATGATCCACGACCTCGACTTCGCGCGCATGCTCGCCGGCGACGTCGTACGGGTCCACGCCCGGCTGCGCGGGCGCCAGGAGCCGGGCGCGAAGCCCGGCGACGTCGCGGTCGGCACGGCGGTGCTGACCCACGCGTCGGGCGCGATCAGCCATGTGCTCGGCGGGTGGGGCCTGCCGGACCTCCAGTTCCGTACGACGTTCCGCGTCGCGGGGCCCGACGGGATCCTGGAGCACGACTCGACGGCGCTGCCCGGGTTCCGCATCCTCGCCCAGGGCACGCGCCCGCCCGGCGAGGGCATTCCCAGCAGCCCGATGACGGAGAGCCCGTACCTCACCGAGCTGCGCGAGTTCGCCGGTGCCGTGGAGGGCGGGCCCGCTCCCCGCGTGACGGCCCTCGACG
The DNA window shown above is from Streptomyces sp. NBC_01445 and carries:
- a CDS encoding Gfo/Idh/MocA family protein translates to MTRLDVGLIGAGGIARAHLPAWIELGARVTILSTDGNAEKLAAKYAESGVTATHSLAGLLDRSTVVDICTPTFTHRELALDAIAAGKHVICEKPLALTASEAAEMADAAEAAGVLLFPAHVVRYFPAYAAMAGSVAAGAIGTPAVLRFTRSGAYPVWAPWFSDPALSGGILMDQMIHDLDFARMLAGDVVRVHARLRGRQEPGAKPGDVAVGTAVLTHASGAISHVLGGWGLPDLQFRTTFRVAGPDGILEHDSTALPGFRILAQGTRPPGEGIPSSPMTESPYLTELREFAGAVEGGPAPRVTALDGVEAVRIAEAAAASARTGEPVELKISEEAAR